The region AGAAGCGACATGTGAGACAACGTCGAACCGACACTCAGGCTGGTTGGGCTATGGGACGATCGGCACAGGCGGCCGAAGGATTTTTCTTTCGGGATGAAACAACGCACGGCCCTGGCACTCGCCTTGGTTACCCTGCCCGAAGTAGTCATCCTGGATGAACCATTCGTCGGCCTCGATCCGGTCGGGGTGCGCGGGCTACTCGACATCCTCAAACAGTGGTCGCGGGAAAAGAAAGTCACGATGATCGTCTCCAGCTGGAGTGGTCTAGTTATTAGGACCGTCCCCGATCATCGATCCTCATCGGAAAGCTTTCCGCAGTCCTTATTCTCCAGCTCATCTACGTCGGACTAACTTTCCTCACATCGCTCGTAACCTACTACGCGGCGATCATCCATCAGCCGTTCGCATCCGGAGACTTCCTCCCATCGGACTTCAGCGCCTTCTCCAGTGCGACAGTAGACATCCTCGGCACAGTGACTACCTCAATCATCTGCGTACTCCTCGCCAGCTTCCTATCCTTGAAATTTTCGAACGGTGTAACAATGCTGATCAGTGTCTTCTTCGCTCTGCTCTCCTACATTGCACCGAACTTCGCAACCCTCGCCTACGTCATCCCCACAGGCTATGCATCGCTCAACGACACCAGGGGGTTCCTGTTCAGCGTTATCGGAATATGCCTTGTCTTCGCCGCGTACTGTGTTTCGCTCTTCTTCTCGACGCTACGGACGTACTCGAGAGTCGAATTCTAGAGGTGGAGCACCATCGCACCCGCTACGACGCTCCACAGTGGGGCGTCGCCACGTAGTGTGGCACCATGCGATTTCGCGAAGCAATTGTTGAGGGAATGCCCGATCATTTCTCCATGCCCGAGGAGTTCCTCAGCCTGGCCGATTGGTCCGAACAACAGGGGTATGTGGTTAGCAGCGGAGGCTACATCGCAGACCCAGCAATTCATGAGACCGCAGATATCCGTCTCCACGGTGGGCATCGCCCTGACTGGCCCGCAGGCTATCTCAAAGATCCTTCACGCCTCTTCGCAGTGGGCAATACCGGCGGCGATGGTTCGGAGTTCTGTCTCTGGCTTGACGACAACGGCGTTCAGCATGTCGTTCACCATGGATCCGGATCGGGTTCAATCTTGTGGGCCACATTCCCCTCCCCAGGCTGCGTCCTGAGGCTTTTTGCGGTGGGGTACTTCACGCCCGCATTCAACGAAGAATGGGCCGCGGCTCCCCTTGACCCGTGGGCGGGCGAATACGAGGAGGGGGAGGCGACGTTTAACCAGGTCGTTGATGCCGGACTCGCACCCTACAGGGCGTGGTTACATGATCGTTGGGGAGAGCCAACCCCGGCGACAGGGATCGAGGCCCTCCGATTGTCACCCGCGGAAGCTGAATTGTGGACGCTGGACGGACCTGCAGATGATCCTTTCTATCGCTGGTTGAGTGAGTGAACTTCCTCACCGCGGGGTTCTCTCGGAAGCAAACCAAGCAATAGCTTAATGAACCGCGGCCGACGCGGTTCTCGATTAACGGAGTTATGTTATGACCGGCCTGCCGTTGATGGGTGTGTTCGTGCTTGCGATCGCGCTGCTCATCTTGATGATCTCAAAGTGGAAGATCCATCCCTTCCTCTCTCTGCTCTTCGTCGCGCTGAGCTTCGGGCTTATCGGCGGCATCCCCCTGGCCGAGATCACCGATGTCATCGGCGAGGGCTTCGCGGCCACCTTCAAGTCCTTCGGGCTCGTCGTCATCTTCGGCACGCTGATCGGCTTCATCCTGGAGAAGACTGGTGCGGCCTTCCAGCTTGCCGACGCCATCGTGCGCGTGATCGGCACACGTCATCCCGTCCTGGCCATCCAGTTGATGGGATGGGTGGTAAGCATCCCGGTCTTCTCCGACTCCGGATTCG is a window of Corynebacterium camporealensis DNA encoding:
- a CDS encoding GntP family permease — encoded protein: MTGLPLMGVFVLAIALLILMISKWKIHPFLSLLFVALSFGLIGGIPLAEITDVIGEGFAATFKSFGLVVIFGTLIGFILEKTGAAFQLADAIVRVIGTRHPVLAIQLMGWVVSIPVFSDSGFVILNPVRRALAQRTGASPATMAIALSAGLFTSHVLIPPTPGPLAAASALGPRPGG